In Candidatus Kerfeldbacteria bacterium, a single genomic region encodes these proteins:
- a CDS encoding carboxypeptidase regulatory-like domain-containing protein: MKIRILLLGVLLVGIFFALPWIADAATLQLSPSSGSYNSGQTFSVELRVNSDGVAINAAESTIRFPQNLVQIESISSAGIFTFWPVSPTFSNATGIMSFSGGLPNPGYTGSAGKILTIMFRSIAAGSIQIRTENSRVLANDGQGTDVMTTEGTIGTFAVSEDPVVLPDAPTVSSPSHPDPNQWYNNPNPIFSWDPVSGATGYSVAYDDQPATTPDTTVDVIGTTQAYTAIGDGTWYFHIRAENVDGWGTTAHFRTQIDLTAPEPFSIEFLDGTSLTNTTLRLSFMTTDNGSGMAYYGVVIDGGDPIRVEVGSADSFSYSSLSFGSHSVIVRAIDAAGNAATASGSFTMTRPNPPVYIPNDSDRPDQIIIDTIDEILPTPIRNFSSAVSNVVNRIQQNEEVVRIIEEIITPVISTTAVVTATGVATSVAALQLGNVIYLFLRVGYLWFVPVAVGKRRKPWGIVFDSTTNQPVRRSIVRIFSKEFNKLKETQITDGEGRFGFLIEPGKYFVTASHPGYTFPSKLLRSASVTPFENIYLGDTLEMKTAGQQVLAINVPIDPDQGEIPRSRILWLRAFNTIGNILERASLPLLIVGTISSWASLIIQPITNNYLFLMVYGLLIILKYLVSHHYEKSWGTVVDAATNAPIELGVVRIYNMMTTSVVGTRVTNTTGQFQALVAPGKYYLVVVKSGYESFQSKPIIVTRERGMIRLTVKLRKHAAPGEQRAAGDKAVELDSMRSDEQAPFAPPPLQDVRSGETQVEESAATAPASDSPFAPPTLRVVPTKKDSFSHSEPSGKPEKK; encoded by the coding sequence ATGAAGATCCGTATATTATTATTAGGAGTATTATTGGTAGGAATTTTTTTTGCGTTACCATGGATTGCCGATGCTGCCACGCTCCAATTATCGCCGAGTAGCGGAAGCTATAATTCAGGACAAACATTTTCTGTTGAGTTGCGCGTCAACAGCGACGGTGTAGCGATAAACGCGGCGGAATCAACCATCCGCTTTCCGCAAAATCTTGTTCAAATCGAATCAATTTCCTCGGCCGGCATTTTTACCTTTTGGCCGGTTAGCCCAACTTTTTCGAATGCCACCGGGATTATGTCCTTTAGCGGCGGACTGCCCAATCCTGGATACACCGGCAGTGCGGGAAAAATTTTGACTATTATGTTCCGTAGCATCGCTGCGGGGTCAATTCAGATTCGCACCGAAAATAGTCGAGTGCTCGCCAATGACGGCCAGGGGACCGATGTTATGACGACGGAAGGTACGATTGGCACCTTTGCGGTTTCTGAAGACCCGGTCGTTTTGCCTGATGCGCCGACTGTTTCCTCACCTTCGCATCCCGACCCGAACCAGTGGTACAATAATCCAAATCCGATTTTTTCCTGGGATCCGGTGAGCGGTGCGACGGGGTATAGCGTGGCGTATGACGATCAGCCTGCCACTACGCCTGATACGACGGTAGACGTGATTGGGACGACGCAGGCCTATACCGCCATTGGTGATGGTACGTGGTATTTCCACATTCGTGCGGAAAACGTTGATGGCTGGGGTACTACCGCACATTTTCGAACTCAAATTGATTTGACAGCTCCTGAACCATTTTCGATTGAGTTTCTGGATGGCACGTCACTGACGAATACCACGCTCCGGCTGAGCTTTATGACAACCGATAATGGCTCAGGCATGGCATATTACGGAGTGGTGATCGATGGAGGAGATCCGATTCGGGTTGAGGTTGGCTCGGCCGATTCTTTTTCGTATTCGAGTTTGAGTTTTGGTTCACATAGCGTCATTGTTCGCGCCATTGATGCGGCGGGGAATGCCGCTACTGCCAGCGGCTCTTTTACCATGACACGACCCAATCCGCCGGTATATATCCCTAATGATTCTGATCGGCCTGATCAAATCATCATCGATACGATTGATGAAATTTTACCTACCCCAATCCGTAATTTTAGTTCGGCGGTAAGCAATGTGGTTAATCGTATCCAGCAGAATGAGGAAGTAGTTAGGATAATTGAAGAAATTATTACGCCCGTTATCAGCACCACCGCAGTGGTGACGGCCACCGGCGTCGCTACGAGCGTGGCAGCGTTGCAATTAGGGAATGTCATTTATTTATTCCTGCGCGTCGGATATCTCTGGTTCGTTCCGGTGGCGGTCGGTAAGCGGCGCAAGCCCTGGGGCATTGTATTTGACAGTACTACCAATCAGCCGGTTCGCCGATCGATAGTACGGATTTTCTCGAAAGAATTTAATAAATTAAAAGAAACGCAAATCACCGACGGTGAAGGGCGTTTTGGCTTTTTGATCGAGCCGGGTAAGTATTTTGTGACTGCCTCGCATCCCGGCTATACCTTCCCTTCGAAATTACTGCGCTCGGCTTCGGTCACGCCATTTGAAAACATTTATCTGGGTGACACCCTGGAAATGAAAACAGCCGGCCAGCAAGTTTTGGCCATCAATGTGCCGATTGATCCGGACCAGGGAGAAATACCGCGCTCACGGATTCTCTGGCTGCGGGCATTTAATACAATCGGCAATATTTTAGAGCGTGCCAGCCTGCCATTATTGATTGTCGGTACGATTTCCAGTTGGGCATCACTGATCATTCAGCCGATCACCAATAATTATTTATTCCTGATGGTGTACGGTCTCTTGATTATTCTGAAATACCTCGTCTCTCATCATTATGAGAAATCATGGGGAACGGTGGTTGACGCTGCTACAAATGCACCGATCGAATTAGGCGTCGTTCGTATTTACAATATGATGACGACCAGCGTGGTAGGGACCCGGGTGACGAATACGACGGGCCAATTCCAAGCCTTGGTTGCGCCTGGAAAATATTATTTGGTGGTGGTTAAATCAGGCTATGAATCTTTCCAGAGCAAACCGATTATTGTGACGCGAGAGCGCGGCATGATCCGTTTGACCGTGAAGCTGCGCAAGCATGCCGCACCCGGTGAGCAGCGCGCGGCGGGTGATAAAGCGGTCGAATTAGACTCAATGCGCAGTGATGAGCAGGCGCCCTTTGCCCCACCCCCACTCCAGGACGTCCGATCAGGCGAGACGCAGGTGGAGGAATCAGCCGCCACGGCTCCGGCTTCGGATTCGCCTTTTGCCCCGCCAACCTTGCGTGTCGTACCTACAAAGAAGGACAGCTTTTCACACTCAGAACCATCAGGCAAACCTGAAAAAAAGTAA